In Gossypium arboreum isolate Shixiya-1 chromosome 5, ASM2569848v2, whole genome shotgun sequence, a single genomic region encodes these proteins:
- the LOC108485133 gene encoding pentatricopeptide repeat-containing protein At2g28050 has protein sequence MTLQNFLNTLKTVKKSSASTLPPKHFQHLPDFISHFLKPSTPLDASALPSLTPTTFRDILSNPDLKASKCFRFFNFVANNQSLLSFKPHLQDHLTLISRLLKARLFADAEAMLKTLSVDENLRYPFLVIASAVENCCFESKVTTKLFNFMLKVYSDNGNFSEASKTFDYMKDNGIKINERTCTVHLNTLKKVDELGLVLDFFGQMVQSGLEISVYSLTCVIDGMCRDGDIKKAREIMQEMSGRGIKPNVITFNILIDSCVKRWDFEELDLVLGLMRKGGVGFNVETYKFLIDGYSSYGKIEAAERLVMEMHDKGLRVDTFLYNLMINGYCKLRAIESVLLLLGRMRDRGVKPNADTYCPIINWYSKVGGMEVAMKYVKEMQKMGFELDKVMYDMLIDRFCQNGMADEAFELRIDMERKGFQADIAVFNQMGELLCETYQTEKAKMLMNIMIKRGICPKMVSFTSAIS, from the coding sequence ATGACTCTCCAAAACTTTCTCAACACCCTCAAAACTGTTAAGAAATCCTCGGCTTCAACCCTTCCCCCCAAACACTTTCAACACCTTCCCGACTTTATCTCCCACTTCCTAAAACCTTCCACCCCCCTCGATGCCTCTGCTCTCCCCTCTCTCACCCCCACCACTTTTCGTGATATCCTCTCTAACCCAGATCTCAAAGCCTCCAAGTGCTTTCGTTTCTTCAACTTTGTTGCCAATAACCAATCTTTGCTTTCCTTCAAACCCCATCTTCAGGATCACTTGACCCTTATTTCTAGGCTCCTGAAAGCCAGGCTGTTTGCCGATGCTGAAGCCATGTTGAAAACTCTGTCTGTTGATGAAAATCTCAGGTACCCTTTTCTTGTTATAGCTTCCGCTGTTGAGAATTGCTGTTTTGAGTCTAAAGTTACCACAAAGTTGtttaatttcatgcttaaagtttACTCTGATAATGGGAATTTTAGTGAGGCATCCAAGACATTTGATTATATGAAGGATAATGGGATTAAGATCAATGAGAGAACTTGTACTGTTCATTTAAATACTCTTAAGAAAGTGGATGAATTGGGGTTGGTTTTAGATTTCTTTGGTCAAATGGTACAATCAGGTCTTGAAATTTCTGTTTATTCATTGACATGTGTGATTGATGGAATGTGTAGAGATGGGGATATAAAGAAAGCTAGAGAGATAATGCAGGAGATGTCTGGCAGAGGGATTAAACCTAATGTAATAACTTTTAATATATTGATAGATTCGTGTGTAAAAAGATGGGACTTTGAGGAGTTGGATTTGGTGTTAGGTTTGATGAGAAAAGGGGGAGTAGGATTTAATGTGGAGACATATAAATTTTTGATTGATGGGTATTCAAGCTATGGGAAAATTGAAGCAGCTGAAAGGTTGGTTATGGAGATGCATGATAAGGGCTTGAGAGTTGATACTTTTTTGTATAATTTGATGATAAATGGGTATTGTAAATTACGAGCGATAGAGAGTGTGTTATTGTTGTTAGGCAGAATGAGGGATAGAGGTGTAAAGCCAAATGCTGATACATATTGCCCTATAATAAATTGGTACTCTAAGGTTGGAGGAATGGAAGTGGCAATGAAGTATGTGAAGGAGATGCAAAAGATGGGATTTGAGTTGGACAAGGTTATGTATGACATGTTGATTGATAGATTTTGCCAGAATGGAATGGCTGATGAAGCTTTTGAGTTGCGAATCGATATGGAGAGGAAAGGATTTCAAGCTGATATAGCTGTATTTAATCAGATGGGGGAATTATTATGTGAAACTTATCAGACTGAGAAAGCAAAGATGCTTATGAACATAATGATTAAAAGGGGTATATGCCCGAAGATGGTAAGCTTCACATCTGCAATCAGCTAA
- the LOC108486293 gene encoding P-loop NTPase domain-containing protein LPA1 homolog 1: protein MGELAKVLYIVVVDEGEKRDKETSSFRYTRPVLQSTLQLMGCKARHAFKISRRVFELVRSEASYSSLLQQGSETLNSDGLRWNSEKEDAYSNFNDFQRAEAGSRLASNEDDRNKGIPFELYKRRTSVVVKREAFLDVVCDALAEYKYVGPNQRADLVLACRIREKKESVTVLLCGTSGCGKSTLSALLGSRLGITTVISTDSIRHMMRSFVNEKENPLLWASTYHAGECLDPVAVTEAKAKKRAKKLAGISQSLSKSELADRTSAGKSDARPVESSSTGTELIGPRQMAVEGFKAQSEMVIDSLDRLITAWEERKESVVVEGVHLSLNFVMGLMKKHPSIIPFMIYITNEDKHLERFAVRAKYMTLDPAKNKYVKYIRNIRTIQDYLCKRADKHFVPKINNTNVDKSVAAIHATVFSCLRRREAGETLYDPITNTVAVIDEEYRNQCAANSLSSKGMFQLIHRSGSSRQLMALLNKDGSVAKAWSVESIDSNGRPISGHGTEGLSGMPLYGPLTIGKAEPVNLQFGHYGISAWPSDGGTSHAGSVDESRFDGTDNGSRYQSSCCSSPRMSDGPSKELMEENSVFGSDEEVDDPPEVDSDEDFSDDGDKQDLEEVGSVDEGSTKSDEEYDDLAMQDVWDQAIHTREDQYNNNLNAYLKSGGEQLSEPLCYYHPSVLWGRMRGDCH from the exons ATGGGAGAGTTAGCGAAGGTGTTGTATATAGTGGTGGTTGACGAAGGTGAGAAGAGGGACAAGGAGACGTCGTCGTTCCGATACACGCGTCCTGTTCTTCAAAGCACCCTCCAACTCATGGGCTGCAAAGCTCGTCATGCcttcaag ATTAGCCGCCGGGTTTTTGAGTTGGTAAGAAGTGAAGCTTCTTACAGTTCACTTCTTCAACAGGGAAGTGAGACATTGAATTCTGATGGTTTGAGATGGAACTCTGAAAAGGAAGATGCCTATTCTAACTTTAATGACTTCCAAAGAGCAGAGGCAGGCAGCCGTTTAGCTTCAAACGAAGATGATAGAAATAAGGGTATACCATTTGAGCTGTACAAAAGACGTACATCTGTAGTTGTTAAAAGAGAAGCTTTCTTAGATGTTGTCTGTGATGCTCTGGCTGAATACAAGTATGTTGGTCCTAACCAGAGGGCTGACTTGGTTCTGGCATGCAG AATCCGAGAGAAGAAGGAATCTGTTACTGTGCTGTTGTGTGGCACTAGTGGTTGTGGCAAATCTACTTTGTCTGCTTTGCTG GGTAGTAGGTTGGGAATTACAACTGTGATTTCAACAGACTCTATTCGTCACATGATGCGGAGTTTTGTAAATGAGAAGGAAAATCCTTTACTCTGGGCTTCAACCTACCATGCTGGGGAGTGCTTGGATCCTGTGGCTGTTACAGAAGCTAAGGCTAAAAAAAGAGCAAAAAAGTTGGCTGGCATTTCTCAGTCACTGTCAAAGAGTGAGCTGGCTGATCGTACTTCAGCTGGCAAGTCTGATGCCCGGCCAGTGGAGAGTAGTTCTACTGGTACTGAATTGATCGGTCCCAGACAGATGGCAGTCGAAGGATTCAAGGCACAAAGTGAGATGGTTATTGACAGTCTAGACAGACTAATTACTGCATGGGAAGAGAGGAAAGAGTCTGTAGTAGTCGAGGGTGTTCACCTAAGCCTTAATTTTGTT ATGGGGCTTATGAAGAAACACCCCTCAATCATACCATTCATGATATACATTACAAATGAAGACAAACACTTGGAAAGATTTGCAGTTCGTGCGAAGTACATGACATTGGACCCTGCTAAAAATAAGTATGTGAAGTATATAAGGAATATCAGGACAATACAAGATTATCTATGTAAACGAGCTGACAAGCATTTTGTCCCCAAAATAAACAACACAAATGTTGACAAAAGTGTGGCAGCCATACATGCAACAGTTTTCAGTTGCCTCCGTAGGCGCGAAGCTGGGGAGACACTGTATGATCCTATAACAAATACAGTTGCTGTCATTGATGAGGAATACCGGAATCAGTGTGCTGCCAATTCACTGAGCTCCAAGGGTATGTTTCAATTGATCCATAGGAGTGGTTCTTCTAGGCAACTAATGGCTCTTCTTAACAAAGATGGATCTGTGGCGAAGGCTTGGTCAGTTGAATCCATTGATAGTAATGGGAGGCCCATCTCTGGCCATGGAACTGAGGGTTTGAGTGGCATGCCCTTGTATGGACCTTTAACAATCGGCAAGGCTGAACCTGTTAATCTTCAATTTGGCCACTATGGAATTAGTGCCTGGCCTAGTGATGGAGGCACAAGTCATGCTGGAAGTGTAGATGAGTCGAGATTTGATGGGACTGATAATGGCAGTAGATACCAATCTTCCTGCTGCAGCTCACCAAGAATGTCTGATGGTCCTTCAAAGGAG CTAATGGAGGAAAACTCAGTGTTCGGCAGTGATGAAGAAGTTGACGATCCACCTGAGGTGGACAGTGATGAGGATTTTAGTGATGACGGTGACAAACAAGACCTTGAAGAG GTAGGTTCTGTTGATGAAGGGTCAACAAAGTCGGATGAAGAGTATGATGACCTGGCAATGCAGGATGTGTGGGACCAAGCAATCCACACAAGAGAGgatcaatataacaacaatttgAATGCCTACCTTAAAAGCGGAGGAGAGCAGTTGTCTGAGCCACTCTGCTATTACCACCCTTCGGTGTTATGGGGAAGGATGAGAGGGGATTGTCATTAG